The following are encoded in a window of Phaseolus vulgaris cultivar G19833 chromosome 3, P. vulgaris v2.0, whole genome shotgun sequence genomic DNA:
- the LOC137807829 gene encoding uncharacterized protein isoform X1, with translation MEEEKAAAYYDELTRKGEGAARFKQGLGFSSSASNDDVPKPGSALASSSSFLSKFVKASSAASHSDKQPQLNATSAPSESEKQTQLQSIHDKLKKKPSSEPRVSSRERERDRSRRRSRSRDRYRESRRRSRSRERYRHRDSEGDRDRDRDRDRDRDRDRDRDRDRGRRRSRSVSPRRQRRSEKEANVIGKVSEARKGKNVGTDYSNLIQGYDRMSSAERVKARMKLQLSETAAHDSEKGVGWERFEFNKDAPLDDEEVEVAEDDAPLVKHIGQSFRFSAVEARRKDQIQAAHEEAMFGTTALPPPTSTDSEPEREDEKEVAKNDLVTSLLSETVLAQQKGSWRDRVRQA, from the exons ATGGAAGAAGAAAAAGCAGCGGCATACTACGACGAGTTGACCCGCAAGGGCGAGGGGGCCGCAAGATTTAAACAAGGCCTTGGCTTTTCCTCTTCCGCCTCAAACGACGACGTTCCCAAACCCGGCTCCGctctcgcctcttcttcctcctttcTCTCCAAATTCGTTAAAGCCTCCTCCGCCGCTTCCCACTCCGACAAGCAACCGCAACTTAATGCCACCTCCGCTCCTTCCGAGTCGGAGAAGCAAACACAACTGCAATCCATTCACGACAAGCTCAAGAAGAAGCCCTCTTCCGAACCTAGGGTTTCCAGCAGGGAGAGGGAGAGGGATAGAAGTAGAAGACGAAGCAGGAGCAGAGACAGATACAGGGAATCGCGGAGGCGAAGCAGGAGTAGAGAGAGATATAGGCATAGAGATTCCGAAGGGGACAGGGACAGGGACAGGGACAGGGATAGGGATAGGGATAGGGATAGGGATAGGGATAGGGATAGAGGGAGACGGAGAAGTAGAAGCGTTTCTCCTCGCAGACAGCGTAGGTCGGAGAAGGAGGCGAATGTTATAGGGAAAGTGAGTGAAGCGAGAAAGGGAAAGAATGTTGGGACTGATTATTCCAACCTAATTCAAGGTTATGATCGTATG TCATCTGCTGAAAGAGTCAAAGCCAGGATGAAGCTTCAGCTCTCTGAAACTG CTGCACATGATTCAGAAAAGGGCGTGGGCTGGGAGCGGTTTGAGTTTAACAAGGATGCCCCTCTTGATGATGAAGAAGTTGAAG TTGCTGAAGATGATGCACCCTTAGTTAAGCACATCGGCCAAAGTTTCAGATTTTCTGCAGTTGAG GCAAGGAGGAAGGATCAAATACAAGCTGCTCACGAAGAAGCTATGTTTGGTACTACAGCGCTTCCACCTCCCACTAGTACAGATAGTGAACCTGAAAGGGAGGACGAGAAGGAGGTTGCTAAAAATGATCTGGTTACAAGCCTTTTAAGTGAAACA GTGCTGGCCCAGCAAAAGGGATCTTGGCGTGATCGGGTTCGGCAGGCTTAG
- the LOC137807829 gene encoding uncharacterized protein isoform X2 has product MEEEKAAAYYDELTRKGEGAARFKQGLGFSSSASNDDVPKPGSALASSSSFLSKFVKASSAASHSDKQPQLNATSAPSESEKQTQLQSIHDKLKKKPSSEPRVSSRERERDRSRRRSRSRDRYRESRRRSRSRERYRHRDSEGDRDRDRDRGRRRSRSVSPRRQRRSEKEANVIGKVSEARKGKNVGTDYSNLIQGYDRMSSAERVKARMKLQLSETAAHDSEKGVGWERFEFNKDAPLDDEEVEVAEDDAPLVKHIGQSFRFSAVEARRKDQIQAAHEEAMFGTTALPPPTSTDSEPEREDEKEVAKNDLVTSLLSETVLAQQKGSWRDRVRQA; this is encoded by the exons ATGGAAGAAGAAAAAGCAGCGGCATACTACGACGAGTTGACCCGCAAGGGCGAGGGGGCCGCAAGATTTAAACAAGGCCTTGGCTTTTCCTCTTCCGCCTCAAACGACGACGTTCCCAAACCCGGCTCCGctctcgcctcttcttcctcctttcTCTCCAAATTCGTTAAAGCCTCCTCCGCCGCTTCCCACTCCGACAAGCAACCGCAACTTAATGCCACCTCCGCTCCTTCCGAGTCGGAGAAGCAAACACAACTGCAATCCATTCACGACAAGCTCAAGAAGAAGCCCTCTTCCGAACCTAGGGTTTCCAGCAGGGAGAGGGAGAGGGATAGAAGTAGAAGACGAAGCAGGAGCAGAGACAGATACAGGGAATCGCGGAGGCGAAGCAGGAGTAGAGAGAGATATAGGCATAGAGATTCCGAAGGGGACAGGGACAGGGAC AGGGATAGAGGGAGACGGAGAAGTAGAAGCGTTTCTCCTCGCAGACAGCGTAGGTCGGAGAAGGAGGCGAATGTTATAGGGAAAGTGAGTGAAGCGAGAAAGGGAAAGAATGTTGGGACTGATTATTCCAACCTAATTCAAGGTTATGATCGTATG TCATCTGCTGAAAGAGTCAAAGCCAGGATGAAGCTTCAGCTCTCTGAAACTG CTGCACATGATTCAGAAAAGGGCGTGGGCTGGGAGCGGTTTGAGTTTAACAAGGATGCCCCTCTTGATGATGAAGAAGTTGAAG TTGCTGAAGATGATGCACCCTTAGTTAAGCACATCGGCCAAAGTTTCAGATTTTCTGCAGTTGAG GCAAGGAGGAAGGATCAAATACAAGCTGCTCACGAAGAAGCTATGTTTGGTACTACAGCGCTTCCACCTCCCACTAGTACAGATAGTGAACCTGAAAGGGAGGACGAGAAGGAGGTTGCTAAAAATGATCTGGTTACAAGCCTTTTAAGTGAAACA GTGCTGGCCCAGCAAAAGGGATCTTGGCGTGATCGGGTTCGGCAGGCTTAG